The Trinickia acidisoli genome includes a window with the following:
- a CDS encoding AIDA repeat-containing protein: MKRITYRRKYCVRRFGFRRAGLARLVRLLLGLAALPGAPMMAHAQATNCAAATSGTASCTLNSGTTSAVTVTLTTSTYANTSAAIAQSAGTIDAVVLATSGGSAVQTVSGTNSVAVDTYVVASGGAAAKQVVSKGGIAYDTVVLGGLQNVVSGAVVSGTTVYSAGSATVNGTAYTANSAGSLYVGGSGGGYGVGSAYDATIEAGGKMIVASGGAGGYAQDTLVSGTAAQMYVWTTGVASATTVASGGTVALGSGTTAGGVVSSTVVDGGGILAVSSGGTSISATVNNGGAETVYGAGTDQHATVATGGTLNVSSGGAATGAAVSGGSLNVSSGGVATGATVTDAGNLKVSAGGVASSTAVSSGGTQSLLGSATSTTIGIGGTENVSSGGVDAGATVDGQQNVKSGGTAVNASVASGGTQSVVGAAALASGTTVAYGGTQLVSSGGAASGAIVSGGGTLNVTSGGTAAGVTQNAGATLITDTAETLTGTYVSAGSSSGFSIAGNVASGIVLENGGSLSVLSSGTSLDTNVGSGGDELVSVGGVASGTTVASGGKQRVDGGVASGTLIAGGGELDISSAGTATGVVQSAGGVLVVDTDESLSGSYVSAGSSSAFSISGGVASGLVLENGGTLSVLAGNTSLDTRVGSAGVEFIASGGTASGTVINNSGTQQVSSGGLSIGATVNSGGTQNILTGGVASSTTVTNGGLQNIASGGTSVDTLVDSGGTQFVSSGGVLSGGTVEAGGAVYLVSGSTNNGENTAAGNVSDLAVPQALSGGATQTVTAGSTAYGTVVGSGGTLYVLGGTVATDTGVSSGGVLVVSSGGTATNTVQSAGAALVLNTDDTVTGDAISVSGTSSTFTIASNVASGIAAENGGSLSVLSGGTSLHTTVNSGGAEQVSAGGVASGTVIGSSGLQTISAGGLAVSAQVGAGGTQNVLSGGSVSATQVGSSGTQNVSGGGVAAGTQISAGGMQIIAAGGLASGTMISAGGLQSILSGGTAAVTTVASAGTQNVADGGTSLSATVTSGGTQNVSAGGIVTDATVQAGGVQNIASGLVISAVVSNSGSQTVAGGVASATTLGAGATQMVSGGGLAIGSVVNGGSQFVASGGVASATLVNGDGAQIVSSSGIADNAVVNSGATQTVLSGGVVNATTLAGGVQTVSSGGLASGTIVGNGGTQTVLSGGVASGGQISGGGQQVLSAGGTATATTVSLGGTQYVYAGGLSIDAQLTSGGAQIIDGATYGVASGTTVGRGAYQDVTSGGSAVDTLVSGGTQQVDAAGNGMSTGIATSTTVENGGVLLMNGGVATNVTIGSGGATVEGVGTITPGLTMTSGSTLYANQPGTGLNISGTLAFNSGANYAVAISPTLGGVTNVLGNVAINNGVALQLISSGSGYTLGATYTVLSYSGLLSGTFGRVTTNLAYMDGALSYANSGAVTVTLVAPATINFALPADSLNQNRVAAVLSQIYDNGGNAVTRNLVQTTQAQAYSAMSELAGSEAVPLRQIAENRTAETQGTIVSHLVQVGAIAHAHGLWVSADYQHNQVRGDGTVGSDGYLDNSAALTLGYDQAVLPGVRAGVALSVNNDNLSFANNPANARTDGIQGQLYGTWSPSDRPFYVTGIAGLGYWDNSLTRDVTVDTQSEQNTATFKTTSETLYGEAGLELATTAGTLEPYAGLTVGHFGQQSATESGGVSALAYASASTGAVFSLLGARLLQQDDALFGHRVDWQFNLAWVHSLIGVNQSLTASFSSAPASAWQVYGTPADRDAARFDVGAQMQLTQRMRVFATLGGEVGTHTNDYGGRLSAQWQW; encoded by the coding sequence ATGAAACGGATAACCTATCGTCGCAAGTATTGCGTGCGTCGTTTTGGATTCAGGCGCGCGGGATTGGCGCGGCTTGTCAGGCTGTTGCTCGGTCTCGCAGCGCTACCGGGCGCGCCGATGATGGCGCACGCGCAAGCGACGAATTGCGCCGCTGCAACCTCGGGAACCGCAAGCTGTACGCTCAACAGCGGAACCACGAGCGCAGTGACCGTTACGCTGACGACGAGCACGTACGCGAATACGTCGGCGGCCATCGCTCAAAGCGCAGGGACCATCGACGCTGTGGTGCTCGCAACGTCGGGTGGAAGTGCGGTGCAAACGGTGTCCGGTACGAACAGCGTGGCGGTGGATACCTACGTCGTCGCATCGGGTGGCGCGGCGGCCAAGCAGGTCGTCAGCAAAGGCGGCATTGCATACGACACTGTCGTGCTAGGGGGGCTTCAGAACGTCGTGTCCGGCGCAGTCGTGTCCGGTACGACGGTCTACAGCGCCGGTTCGGCCACGGTCAATGGAACGGCCTATACCGCGAATTCTGCCGGCAGCCTGTACGTCGGTGGCTCCGGTGGCGGTTATGGCGTCGGCAGCGCTTACGACGCGACCATTGAAGCCGGCGGCAAGATGATCGTTGCCTCGGGCGGCGCGGGCGGCTATGCGCAGGACACGCTGGTCAGCGGCACGGCCGCGCAGATGTACGTGTGGACGACGGGCGTCGCCTCGGCCACTACGGTGGCTAGCGGTGGCACGGTTGCGCTCGGATCGGGAACCACCGCCGGCGGCGTGGTGTCGTCGACGGTCGTCGACGGCGGCGGCATCTTGGCTGTGTCTTCGGGCGGTACGTCGATCTCCGCGACCGTCAATAACGGCGGTGCCGAAACGGTTTATGGCGCCGGCACGGATCAACACGCCACGGTGGCAACGGGCGGTACGCTCAATGTCAGTTCGGGAGGGGCGGCCACCGGCGCGGCCGTCTCCGGCGGTTCGCTCAACGTATCGAGCGGCGGCGTCGCCACGGGCGCAACTGTCACGGATGCCGGCAATCTCAAGGTGAGCGCGGGCGGTGTGGCATCGAGCACGGCGGTATCGAGCGGCGGCACGCAAAGCCTGCTTGGTTCCGCGACGTCCACCACGATCGGGATCGGCGGTACGGAGAACGTTTCGTCGGGCGGCGTCGATGCGGGTGCAACGGTCGATGGCCAGCAAAACGTCAAATCGGGCGGCACCGCCGTCAACGCGTCGGTGGCGAGCGGCGGTACGCAAAGCGTAGTCGGTGCCGCGGCGCTCGCTTCCGGCACTACGGTGGCTTACGGCGGAACCCAGCTTGTTTCGTCGGGCGGCGCAGCTTCCGGTGCGATCGTGTCCGGCGGCGGCACGCTCAACGTCACCTCGGGCGGCACCGCCGCTGGCGTGACGCAAAACGCCGGGGCCACGCTGATCACCGATACCGCGGAAACGCTGACCGGGACGTATGTGTCGGCCGGTTCGTCCAGCGGATTCTCGATTGCGGGCAACGTCGCGTCGGGCATCGTGCTCGAGAATGGCGGCTCGCTTTCGGTGCTGTCGAGCGGCACGTCGCTCGATACGAACGTCGGATCTGGCGGTGACGAACTCGTTTCGGTCGGCGGTGTGGCTAGCGGTACGACGGTGGCGAGCGGCGGCAAGCAGCGTGTCGATGGCGGCGTAGCCAGCGGTACCCTGATCGCCGGCGGCGGCGAGCTCGATATCAGCTCGGCTGGCACGGCAACGGGCGTGGTGCAGAGCGCCGGCGGCGTGCTGGTCGTCGATACCGACGAGAGCCTGTCGGGTTCCTATGTATCGGCCGGGTCCAGCAGTGCGTTCTCCATCTCGGGGGGAGTAGCTTCGGGCCTCGTGCTCGAAAACGGCGGCACGCTGTCGGTGCTTGCCGGCAATACCTCGCTCGACACGCGCGTGGGCAGCGCAGGGGTTGAATTCATCGCGTCGGGCGGTACGGCAAGCGGCACGGTGATCAACAATAGCGGCACGCAGCAGGTGTCGTCGGGTGGTCTGTCTATCGGCGCGACAGTCAATAGCGGCGGCACACAGAACATCCTCACGGGCGGCGTGGCCTCCAGCACAACGGTGACCAACGGCGGCCTGCAAAACATTGCGAGCGGCGGCACGTCGGTCGATACGCTCGTGGATAGTGGCGGCACACAGTTCGTGTCGTCCGGCGGCGTGTTATCCGGCGGTACGGTCGAAGCAGGCGGCGCGGTGTATCTGGTGTCGGGCTCGACCAACAATGGCGAAAACACGGCAGCCGGTAACGTTAGCGATCTGGCCGTGCCGCAGGCGCTATCGGGCGGTGCCACGCAAACTGTCACCGCGGGTTCGACTGCATACGGCACGGTAGTGGGCAGCGGGGGCACGCTGTATGTGCTGGGCGGCACCGTGGCAACCGATACCGGCGTGTCGAGCGGCGGTGTACTTGTCGTCTCCTCGGGCGGCACCGCGACCAACACCGTGCAAAGCGCCGGCGCCGCGCTGGTGTTGAACACGGACGATACCGTTACCGGCGATGCGATCTCCGTGTCGGGCACATCGAGCACCTTCACGATCGCTAGCAACGTCGCGTCGGGCATCGCGGCGGAGAACGGCGGCAGCCTGTCTGTGTTGTCGGGCGGGACGTCGCTCCATACGACGGTCAATAGCGGCGGGGCCGAACAGGTATCGGCAGGTGGCGTTGCAAGCGGTACGGTCATCGGCTCGAGCGGCCTGCAAACTATTTCGGCAGGAGGCCTCGCCGTGTCCGCACAGGTCGGTGCGGGCGGCACGCAGAACGTCTTGTCGGGCGGTTCGGTCTCGGCCACGCAAGTCGGCAGCAGCGGTACGCAAAACGTTTCGGGCGGCGGAGTTGCCGCGGGCACGCAGATCAGTGCGGGCGGTATGCAGATCATTGCCGCAGGCGGCCTGGCGAGCGGCACGATGATCAGCGCGGGCGGCCTGCAGTCGATCTTGTCCGGCGGCACCGCGGCCGTGACGACCGTGGCCTCCGCCGGCACGCAGAACGTCGCCGATGGCGGCACCTCGTTGAGCGCGACCGTGACGAGCGGCGGCACGCAGAACGTGAGCGCCGGCGGCATCGTGACCGATGCCACGGTGCAGGCCGGCGGCGTGCAGAACATCGCCTCTGGGCTCGTGATCAGCGCGGTGGTGTCGAACTCGGGCAGTCAGACCGTGGCGGGCGGCGTGGCCAGCGCGACCACGCTCGGCGCCGGCGCGACGCAGATGGTGTCGGGAGGCGGGCTCGCCATCGGCAGCGTCGTCAATGGCGGTAGTCAGTTCGTCGCATCGGGCGGCGTCGCGTCGGCGACGCTCGTCAATGGCGACGGTGCGCAGATCGTCTCTTCGAGCGGCATAGCAGATAACGCTGTCGTCAACAGCGGCGCCACGCAAACGGTTCTGTCGGGCGGCGTCGTCAACGCGACCACGCTTGCGGGCGGAGTGCAAACCGTGTCGTCAGGCGGGCTCGCAAGCGGCACGATCGTGGGTAACGGCGGAACCCAGACCGTGTTGTCGGGCGGTGTCGCCAGCGGCGGCCAGATCAGCGGCGGCGGCCAGCAGGTGCTGAGTGCGGGCGGTACGGCTACCGCCACCACCGTGAGTCTCGGCGGCACGCAGTATGTCTATGCCGGCGGTCTCTCGATCGATGCCCAACTGACTTCCGGAGGCGCGCAGATCATCGACGGTGCGACTTACGGCGTAGCGTCGGGTACGACGGTGGGCCGCGGTGCGTATCAGGACGTGACGAGCGGTGGTTCGGCGGTCGATACGCTGGTGTCGGGCGGCACGCAGCAGGTGGATGCGGCGGGCAACGGCATGAGCACCGGCATCGCCACCAGCACGACGGTCGAGAACGGCGGCGTGCTGCTGATGAACGGCGGTGTTGCCACCAACGTCACGATCGGCTCGGGCGGTGCCACGGTCGAAGGCGTCGGCACGATCACGCCGGGCCTGACCATGACGAGCGGCAGCACGCTGTATGCGAACCAGCCCGGCACCGGCTTGAACATCAGCGGCACGCTCGCGTTCAATAGCGGCGCGAACTACGCCGTGGCGATCAGCCCGACGTTGGGCGGTGTCACGAACGTGCTCGGCAACGTGGCGATCAACAACGGCGTTGCGCTGCAATTGATCTCGTCGGGCAGCGGTTACACGCTGGGCGCCACGTACACGGTGCTGAGCTACTCGGGCCTGTTGTCGGGCACGTTCGGCCGTGTGACGACCAACTTGGCTTACATGGACGGCGCGCTCAGCTACGCGAACAGCGGCGCGGTGACGGTCACGCTCGTCGCGCCGGCCACCATCAACTTCGCGCTGCCCGCCGATTCGCTCAACCAGAATCGCGTAGCCGCGGTGCTGAGCCAGATCTACGACAACGGCGGCAATGCCGTGACGAGAAATCTCGTGCAGACCACGCAAGCGCAGGCCTATAGCGCGATGTCCGAGCTGGCCGGCAGCGAAGCGGTGCCGCTGCGCCAGATCGCTGAAAACCGAACGGCCGAGACGCAGGGCACGATCGTTTCGCACCTCGTTCAGGTGGGTGCGATCGCGCACGCACACGGTTTGTGGGTGAGCGCGGATTACCAGCACAACCAGGTTCGTGGCGATGGCACCGTCGGTAGCGACGGCTATCTCGACAACTCGGCCGCACTGACCCTGGGCTATGACCAGGCGGTGCTGCCGGGCGTGCGTGCCGGTGTTGCGTTGAGCGTCAACAACGACAACCTGAGCTTCGCGAACAATCCGGCAAACGCCCGCACCGACGGCATACAGGGCCAACTGTATGGCACGTGGTCGCCTTCGGATCGGCCGTTCTATGTCACCGGCATCGCCGGCCTGGGCTATTGGGACAACAGTCTGACGCGCGATGTGACGGTCGATACGCAGAGCGAGCAGAACACGGCCACATTCAAGACGACGAGCGAAACGCTGTATGGCGAAGCCGGCCTGGAGCTCGCTACGACTGCCGGCACGCTCGAGCCGTACGCAGGCCTGACGGTAGGCCACTTCGGTCAGCAGAGCGCGACGGAAAGCGGTGGCGTGAGCGCGCTGGCCTATGCGTCGGCGAGCACGGGTGCCGTGTTTAGCCTGCTCGGAGCACGCCTGCTTCAGCAGGACGACGCGCTGTTCGGTCACCGGGTCGACTGGCAGTTCAATCTTGCGTGGGTGCATAGCCTGATCGGCGTGAACCAATCGCTGACGGCTTCGTTCTCGAGCGCGCCGGCCTCGGCCTGGCAGGTCTACGGCACGCCGGCTGACCGCGACGCCGCGCGCTTCGACGTGGGGGCGCAGATGCAGCTAACGCAGCGCATGCGCGTATTCGCGACGCTCGGCGGCGAGGTGGGGACGCACACGAACGACTATGGCGGCCGCTTGAGCGCGCAATGGCAGTGGTGA